One Kitasatospora sp. MAP12-44 DNA segment encodes these proteins:
- a CDS encoding FtsW/RodA/SpoVE family cell cycle protein, with product MSAFQLSGRTGRPVGLGSPGAPNRRNTELGLLAFAVLLPTLAYANVGLAVDRRLPAGMLEYGLGIGALALVAHLVMRRFAPYADPLLLPLATLLNGLGLVMIWRLDKAGPLLQHNAPAAPFQLLWSALGVALFIGVITLLKGHLALQRYTYVSMAAALALLAAPAFLPARRSDFGAKIWIHAGGFSIQPGEFAKIILAVFFAGYLTVNRDALALASRRVLGLYLPRGRDLGPILVVWALSILILVFETDLGSSLLFFGLFVVMLYVATERTSWIVFGLLLATAGAALVGSTEQHVRIRINAWLDPMAAFGPHPPAGTTEQIGQALFAFGTGGVTGAGLGQGRSWLIGFAAKSDFILGSFGEELGLTGLMALFVVYGLVVQRALRTALAARDPFGKLLAVGLGSAFALQVFVVAGGVTGLIPLTGMTMPFMAQGGSSVVANWALVALLLKISDSARRPAPEPTRAVRA from the coding sequence ATGAGCGCCTTCCAGCTCAGCGGCCGGACCGGACGCCCCGTCGGCCTCGGCTCGCCGGGCGCCCCCAACCGGCGCAACACCGAGCTGGGCCTGCTCGCCTTCGCCGTCCTGCTGCCCACCCTGGCGTACGCCAACGTCGGCCTGGCGGTCGACCGGCGGCTGCCCGCCGGGATGCTGGAGTACGGCCTGGGCATCGGGGCGCTCGCGCTGGTCGCCCACCTGGTGATGCGCCGCTTCGCGCCGTACGCGGACCCCCTGCTGCTGCCGCTGGCGACCCTGCTCAACGGTCTGGGCCTGGTGATGATCTGGCGGCTCGACAAAGCCGGACCGCTGCTCCAGCACAACGCCCCGGCCGCGCCCTTCCAACTGCTCTGGTCGGCCCTCGGGGTGGCCCTCTTCATCGGCGTGATCACCCTGCTGAAGGGCCATCTGGCGCTCCAGCGCTACACCTACGTCTCGATGGCCGCCGCCCTCGCGCTGCTCGCCGCCCCGGCCTTCCTACCGGCCCGCAGATCCGACTTCGGCGCCAAGATCTGGATCCACGCGGGCGGCTTCTCGATCCAGCCCGGCGAGTTCGCCAAGATCATCCTCGCGGTCTTCTTCGCCGGCTACCTGACCGTCAACCGGGACGCCCTGGCGCTGGCCAGCCGCCGGGTGCTGGGCCTCTACCTCCCGCGCGGGCGCGACCTGGGCCCGATCCTGGTGGTCTGGGCGCTGAGCATCCTGATCCTGGTCTTCGAGACCGACCTCGGCAGCTCACTGCTCTTCTTCGGCCTCTTCGTGGTGATGCTCTACGTCGCCACCGAGCGGACCAGCTGGATCGTCTTCGGCCTCCTGCTGGCAACCGCCGGCGCCGCCCTGGTCGGCTCCACCGAGCAGCACGTCAGGATCCGGATCAACGCCTGGCTGGACCCGATGGCCGCCTTCGGCCCGCACCCGCCCGCCGGCACCACCGAGCAGATCGGCCAGGCCCTGTTCGCCTTCGGCACCGGCGGGGTCACCGGCGCGGGCCTGGGCCAGGGCCGGTCCTGGCTGATCGGCTTCGCCGCCAAGAGCGACTTCATCCTCGGCTCCTTCGGCGAGGAACTCGGCCTGACCGGCCTGATGGCGCTCTTCGTGGTGTACGGACTCGTCGTGCAGCGCGCCCTGCGCACCGCACTGGCCGCCCGCGACCCGTTCGGCAAACTGCTCGCCGTCGGGCTCGGCTCGGCCTTCGCCCTGCAGGTCTTCGTGGTGGCCGGGGGAGTGACCGGGCTGATCCCGCTGACCGGCATGACAATGCCCTTCATGGCCCAGGGCGGCTCCTCGGTGGTGGCCAACTGGGCCCTGGTCGCCCTGCTGCTGAAGATCAGCGACAGCGCCCGCCGTCCGGCGCCGGAACCGACCCGGGCGGTCCGGGCGTAA
- a CDS encoding protein phosphatase 2C domain-containing protein — MSLVLRFAAGSHKGLIREGNEDSGFAGPRLLAVADGMGGAAAGEVASSEALSSIVSLDEADLRADLLTLLSDAVHGANERLRVMVEQDPQLEGMGCTLTALLWTGERMGLAHVGDSRAYLLRDGSLTQITQDHTWVQRLVDEGRITPEEAETHPQRSLLMRALDGRGQVEPDLSIREVRAGDRYLICSDGLSGPVSHQTLEETLGSYYAPEQTVQELIQLALRGGGPDNITCIVADVIEVGATDTLSGQFASVPVVVGAVAEGPHGTATDHAIIDTPAGRAAGLGRPQPPAPPGAFGPADGYQGGYEPGYDQGYEQGYGQAPDGFGPAHGYDTADYPHEGYGTAPHGAEGYGAPAGEYDADGYRAEDYPPAEPPVRKPSWIKRSAIVAVALGLVGGAAYGGYQWTQGQYYVAENSGHVAVYRGISQSLAGLSLSSIYQDYPGVELKYLPVYQQNQLKNTIDADSLDAATKRVQAFQAQAAVCQKIADGAKPATAGTGTATTAAFLAASPSPPAPTPSLPAQSTASPTPPAAPPSTAPALTPEEQTLAGDCATA, encoded by the coding sequence ATGAGCCTCGTGCTGCGGTTCGCCGCCGGATCCCACAAGGGGCTGATCCGGGAGGGGAACGAGGACTCCGGCTTCGCCGGCCCGCGCCTGCTGGCCGTGGCCGATGGCATGGGTGGGGCGGCGGCCGGCGAGGTCGCCTCCTCCGAGGCCCTCAGCTCGATCGTCTCGCTGGACGAGGCCGACCTCCGCGCCGACCTGCTGACGCTGCTCAGCGACGCCGTGCACGGCGCCAACGAGCGACTGCGCGTCATGGTCGAGCAGGACCCGCAGCTGGAGGGCATGGGCTGCACCCTGACCGCGCTGCTGTGGACCGGCGAGCGGATGGGCCTGGCGCACGTCGGCGACTCGCGCGCCTACCTGCTGCGGGACGGCTCGCTGACCCAGATCACCCAGGACCACACCTGGGTGCAGCGCCTGGTGGACGAGGGCCGGATCACCCCGGAGGAGGCCGAGACCCACCCGCAGCGCTCCCTGCTGATGCGCGCGCTGGACGGGCGCGGCCAGGTCGAGCCCGACCTGTCGATCCGTGAGGTCCGGGCCGGCGACCGCTACCTGATCTGCTCCGACGGCCTGTCGGGCCCGGTCAGCCACCAGACCCTGGAGGAGACCCTCGGGAGCTACTACGCCCCCGAGCAGACCGTCCAGGAGCTGATCCAGCTCGCGCTGCGCGGCGGCGGGCCGGACAACATCACCTGCATCGTGGCCGACGTCATCGAGGTCGGTGCCACCGACACCCTCAGCGGGCAGTTCGCCAGCGTCCCGGTGGTGGTCGGCGCGGTCGCCGAAGGCCCGCACGGCACGGCCACCGACCACGCGATCATCGACACCCCGGCCGGCCGCGCCGCGGGTCTCGGCCGCCCGCAGCCGCCCGCCCCGCCCGGCGCCTTCGGCCCGGCCGACGGCTACCAGGGCGGCTACGAGCCCGGTTACGACCAGGGCTACGAGCAGGGCTACGGTCAGGCACCGGACGGCTTCGGCCCGGCCCACGGCTACGACACCGCCGACTACCCCCACGAGGGCTACGGCACCGCCCCGCACGGCGCCGAGGGCTACGGCGCCCCGGCCGGCGAGTACGACGCGGACGGCTACCGCGCCGAGGACTACCCGCCGGCCGAACCGCCGGTCCGCAAGCCGAGCTGGATCAAGCGCTCGGCGATCGTGGCCGTCGCACTCGGCCTGGTCGGCGGCGCCGCGTACGGCGGCTACCAGTGGACCCAGGGGCAGTACTACGTCGCCGAGAACTCCGGCCATGTCGCGGTCTACCGCGGCATCAGCCAGAGCCTGGCCGGCCTCAGCCTCTCCTCGATCTACCAGGACTACCCGGGCGTCGAGCTGAAGTACCTGCCGGTCTACCAGCAGAACCAGCTCAAGAACACCATCGACGCCGACAGCCTGGACGCCGCCACCAAGCGGGTGCAGGCCTTCCAGGCGCAGGCCGCCGTCTGCCAGAAGATCGCCGACGGCGCCAAGCCGGCCACGGCCGGTACCGGCACCGCGACCACCGCGGCGTTCCTGGCCGCCTCACCGTCCCCGCCCGCGCCGACGCCCAGCCTGCCCGCCCAGAGCACCGCCAGCCCCACCCCGCCCGCGGCCCCGCCGAGCACCGCGCCGGCCCTCACCCCGGAGGAGCAGACGCTGGCCGGGGACTGTGCGACGGCCTAA
- a CDS encoding FHA domain-containing protein gives MSELTLTVMRLGFLAVLWLFVIVAVQVIRSDMFGAKGTAKGGGRRAAGAASTAAAGTPAPRQPQQAPAPRDATQQLGRGRRGAPTQLVVVEGSLTGTTVALQGQTITLGRAHDSTIVLDDDYASSRHARIYPDQAGQWTVEDLGSTNGTYLDRQRLTVPTPLQPGMPIRIGRTVIELRK, from the coding sequence GTGTCAGAACTGACTCTGACAGTCATGCGGCTGGGTTTCCTGGCGGTGCTGTGGCTGTTCGTCATCGTTGCGGTGCAGGTGATCCGCAGCGACATGTTCGGCGCCAAGGGCACCGCCAAGGGGGGCGGTCGGCGCGCGGCCGGCGCCGCGAGCACCGCGGCCGCGGGCACCCCGGCGCCGCGTCAGCCGCAGCAGGCGCCCGCGCCCCGTGACGCCACCCAGCAGCTGGGTCGCGGCCGCCGTGGCGCGCCGACCCAGCTGGTCGTGGTCGAAGGTTCACTGACCGGCACGACCGTGGCGTTGCAGGGCCAGACCATCACGCTCGGGCGCGCGCACGACTCCACCATCGTGCTCGACGACGACTACGCGTCGTCGCGTCATGCCAGGATCTACCCGGATCAGGCTGGGCAGTGGACCGTGGAGGATCTAGGCTCCACCAACGGCACCTATCTGGACCGGCAGCGGCTGACCGTGCCGACACCGCTCCAGCCGGGCATGCCGATCCGTATCGGCAGGACCGTCATCGAACTGCGGAAGTAG
- a CDS encoding DUF3662 and FHA domain-containing protein, translating to MGVLKKFEQRLEGLVNGTFAKVFKSEVQPVEIAGALQRECDNNATIWNRDRTVVPNDFIVELSPHDYERLSPYAGQLGQELSGMVLEYAEAQRYGFLGPLQVNLERADDLDTGLYRVRSRTLATETPEPPAQPPQERQPQAGYGRGPVTEAPGAPWQQGGSPTYAGAAPPVPSTPPAMPPMPPAGNVRPFPGSGTGANTRRWIEVNGTRHQITGTACVLGRSTEADVRIDDPGVSRKHAEIRPGTPAMVLDLGSTNGIVVDGQHTQRATLRDGSRIVVGSTTIIYRQVEG from the coding sequence GTGGGAGTCCTGAAGAAGTTCGAGCAGCGACTCGAGGGTCTCGTGAACGGCACCTTCGCCAAGGTGTTCAAGTCCGAGGTCCAACCCGTGGAGATCGCCGGAGCGCTGCAGCGCGAGTGCGACAACAACGCCACGATCTGGAACCGCGACCGCACCGTGGTGCCCAACGACTTCATCGTCGAGCTCAGCCCGCACGACTACGAGCGGCTCAGCCCGTACGCGGGCCAGCTCGGCCAGGAGCTGTCGGGCATGGTCCTGGAGTACGCGGAGGCCCAGCGCTACGGCTTCCTCGGCCCGCTCCAGGTCAACCTCGAACGCGCTGACGACCTGGACACCGGCCTGTACCGGGTGCGCAGCCGCACGCTGGCCACCGAGACCCCCGAGCCCCCGGCCCAGCCGCCGCAGGAGCGCCAGCCGCAGGCCGGCTACGGCCGCGGCCCGGTCACCGAGGCACCCGGCGCACCGTGGCAGCAGGGCGGCTCACCGACGTACGCGGGGGCGGCCCCGCCGGTCCCGAGCACGCCCCCCGCGATGCCGCCGATGCCCCCCGCCGGCAACGTCCGCCCGTTCCCCGGCTCCGGCACGGGCGCCAACACGCGCCGCTGGATCGAGGTCAACGGCACCCGCCACCAGATCACCGGCACCGCCTGCGTGCTGGGCCGCTCCACCGAGGCCGATGTCCGGATCGACGACCCCGGCGTCTCCCGCAAGCACGCCGAAATCCGTCCCGGCACCCCCGCGATGGTGCTCGACCTCGGGTCCACCAACGGCATCGTGGTGGACGGACAGCACACCCAGCGCGCTACGCTCCGCGACGGCTCGCGGATCGTCGTGGGCAGCACGACGATCATCTACCGACAGGTCGAAGGGTAG
- a CDS encoding divalent metal cation transporter encodes MTDTTLTTSAPTRAAVLDDAHVGDIRGALGSIRLDDTAPRTGLSAKLKTLLAIMGPGLIVMVGDNDAGAFATYGQAGQNYGTHLLWTLLLLVPVLYVNQEMVLRLGAVTGVGHARLILERFGKFWGAFSVIDLFLLNALTLVTEFIGITLAAGYLGLPKTAAVVLAAAIIIASAFTGSFQRFERIAIALCAGSLLLIPIYFLVHPKTSQMAHDFVVPNMPGGTGSLATVMLLIIGIVGTTVAPWQLFFQQSYVIDKRITPRFMKYEKADLWIGILIVVIGAAALMGASATAFAGTAAQGNFTDAAGVAHGIAAHAGKVAGVLFAIALLDASIIGAFAVSLSTAYAIGDVFGIKHSLHRGVAGAKGFYAVYAALVVLAATVVLIPGSPLGLLTEGVQTLAGVLLPSASVFLLLLCNDKQVLGPWVNGPKTNAFTSAVVGVLVTLSVILTASVLFPHITAATILQIMAGCGVAGVLATGYSFTRKRTATNEDPIDRTGRDEWRMPPLETLTRTTVSTGYKIGMGALRGYLFVAMILVVIKIITLALNG; translated from the coding sequence ATGACCGACACGACCCTGACCACCAGCGCGCCGACGCGCGCCGCCGTTCTCGACGACGCGCACGTGGGTGACATCCGCGGTGCGCTGGGCAGCATCCGGCTGGACGACACCGCGCCGCGCACCGGACTGTCCGCGAAGCTGAAGACCCTGCTGGCGATCATGGGCCCGGGCCTGATCGTGATGGTCGGCGACAACGACGCCGGCGCCTTCGCCACCTACGGCCAGGCCGGCCAGAACTACGGCACCCACCTGCTGTGGACCCTGCTGCTGCTGGTCCCCGTCCTCTACGTCAACCAGGAGATGGTGCTGCGCCTGGGCGCGGTCACCGGGGTCGGCCACGCCCGGCTCATCCTGGAGCGCTTCGGCAAGTTCTGGGGCGCCTTCTCGGTCATCGACCTCTTCCTGCTCAACGCCCTCACCCTGGTCACCGAGTTCATCGGCATCACGCTGGCCGCCGGCTACCTGGGCCTGCCCAAGACCGCCGCCGTCGTGCTGGCCGCCGCGATCATCATCGCCTCCGCCTTCACCGGCTCCTTCCAGCGCTTCGAGCGGATCGCCATCGCACTCTGCGCGGGCTCGCTGCTGCTGATCCCCATCTACTTCCTGGTCCACCCGAAGACCTCGCAGATGGCCCACGACTTCGTGGTGCCGAACATGCCCGGCGGCACCGGCTCGCTGGCCACCGTGATGCTGCTGATCATCGGCATCGTCGGCACCACCGTCGCCCCCTGGCAGCTCTTCTTCCAGCAGTCGTACGTCATCGACAAGCGGATCACCCCGCGCTTCATGAAGTACGAGAAGGCCGACCTGTGGATCGGCATCCTGATCGTGGTGATCGGCGCGGCCGCCCTGATGGGTGCCTCGGCCACCGCCTTCGCCGGCACCGCCGCCCAGGGCAACTTCACCGACGCCGCCGGAGTCGCCCACGGCATCGCCGCCCACGCCGGCAAGGTCGCCGGCGTGCTGTTCGCGATCGCTCTGCTGGACGCCTCGATCATCGGCGCCTTCGCCGTCTCGCTCTCCACCGCCTACGCCATCGGCGACGTCTTCGGCATCAAGCACTCGCTGCACCGCGGCGTCGCCGGCGCCAAGGGCTTCTACGCCGTCTACGCCGCGCTGGTCGTCCTGGCCGCCACCGTCGTCCTGATCCCCGGTTCGCCGCTGGGCCTGCTCACCGAGGGCGTCCAGACCCTGGCCGGCGTCCTGCTGCCGTCCGCCTCGGTCTTCCTGCTGCTGCTCTGCAATGACAAGCAGGTCCTCGGCCCGTGGGTCAACGGCCCCAAGACCAACGCCTTCACCTCGGCCGTCGTCGGCGTCCTGGTCACCCTCTCGGTGATCCTGACCGCCTCCGTCCTCTTCCCCCACATCACCGCCGCGACGATCCTGCAGATCATGGCCGGCTGCGGCGTCGCCGGGGTGCTGGCCACCGGCTACTCCTTCACCCGCAAGCGCACCGCCACCAACGAGGACCCCATCGATCGCACCGGCCGCGACGAGTGGCGGATGCCCCCGCTGGAGACCCTCACCAGGACCACCGTCTCCACCGGCTACAAGATCGGCATGGGCGCCCTGCGCGGCTACCTGTTCGTCGCGATGATCCTCGTCGTCATCAAGATCATCACCCTCGCCCTCAACGGCTGA
- a CDS encoding DUF6126 family protein: MSDAQPAANPQATKDEKSKRKAMLVRALIYIAATHVWAAFLILLFTLGKH; this comes from the coding sequence ATGAGCGATGCCCAGCCCGCCGCCAACCCGCAGGCGACCAAGGACGAGAAGAGCAAGCGCAAGGCGATGCTGGTGCGCGCGTTGATCTACATCGCCGCAACGCACGTCTGGGCGGCATTCCTGATCCTGCTCTTCACTCTCGGCAAGCACTGA
- a CDS encoding metalloregulator ArsR/SmtB family transcription factor, whose product MPVPPYQAKAEFFRTLGHPVRIRVLELLQDGPRPVRELLTEIDVEASSLSQQLAVLRRTQLVSATRDGNTVVYALSTPDVAELLRAARRILTDLITDQGPLPDQLNRTAAR is encoded by the coding sequence GTGCCCGTCCCGCCCTACCAGGCCAAGGCGGAGTTCTTCCGCACGCTCGGCCACCCCGTCCGGATCCGCGTGCTCGAACTGCTCCAGGACGGACCGCGACCGGTGCGCGAGCTGCTCACCGAGATAGACGTCGAGGCCTCCAGCCTCTCCCAGCAGCTCGCTGTGCTGCGCCGCACCCAGCTGGTGAGCGCGACCCGGGACGGCAACACCGTGGTGTACGCGCTGAGCACCCCCGACGTCGCCGAGCTGCTGCGCGCCGCGCGGCGGATCCTCACCGACCTGATCACCGATCAGGGACCGTTGCCGGACCAGCTGAACAGGACCGCCGCCCGATGA